In one window of Clupea harengus chromosome 4, Ch_v2.0.2, whole genome shotgun sequence DNA:
- the spats2 gene encoding spermatogenesis-associated serine-rich protein 2 has product MARKNIPKDTSGVVFDTHSNMVMSQGGTFERMKEKINAVRAVVPNKSNNEIALVLQHFEYCVDRAVQAFVEGSAVEILKEWNVTGKKKPKKKKKPKPQAKEPEPEPEPEPEPTPTPSESTLPPEAPDTLNGFHGNGSLAAEGDSLDSLSEQLDSVSLDAELDSEPATPDLPDLTAPEAELHSGSPGLHQQGSRNNKSRPRPGSSSSSSFLPNDQSGASAAKKIASNIDRSMKDLQRCTASLTRYRVLVKDEMDSSIKCMKQTFAELQSCLMDREVALLAEMDKVKAEAMAILDGRQKRAEELRRLTDQSSSMSEDQLSELRADIKHFVSERKYDEDLGKAVKFTYSLEPLKANMTSFGAVYHPQTGYSSRSRCSSSSSSLIGPAAGAPSAAPTSASAPPAQAPPSGGRPNQPHRQGYQGNRRGGQRFNGSYHDRNPGRGGYRYPGERYQGDRYHGDGSNSTTHTWGPTYSSSYSRHDRPAHNGLPQRPPRTPCP; this is encoded by the exons ATGGCCCGGAAAAACATCCCTAAGG ATACGTCGGGTGTCGTTTTTGACACTCATTCCAACATGGTGATGTCCCAGGGAGGAACGTTTGAGCGGATGAAGGAGAAG ATAAACGCGGTGCGCGCTGTGGTCCCCAACAAGAGCAACAACGAGATTGCCCTGGTTCTGCAGCACTTTGAGTACTGCGTGGACCGCGCTGTGCAGGCTTTTGTTGAAG GCAGCGCCGTGGAGATCCTGAAGGAATGGAATGTCACCGGTAAAAAAAAG cccaaaaaaaagaagaagcccAAACCCCAAGCCAAGGAGCCCGAGCCGGAGCccgagcctgagcctgagcccacccccaccccctctgagTCCACCCTCCCTCCCGAGGCGCCCGACACTCTCAACGGGTTTCACGGCAACGGCTCCCTGGCCGCCGAGGGCGACTCTCTGGACTCCCTGAGCGAGCAGCTGGACTCCGTGTCGCTGGACGCCGAGCTGGACTCTGAGCCCGCCACGCCCGACCTGCCCGACCTCACAG CACCTGAAGCAGAGCTGCATTCTGGAAGTCCTGGACTCCATCAACAGGGTTCCCGCAACAACAAGTCACGTCCCAGACCTGGTTCCAGCTCTAGCTCCTCCTTCCTCCCAAATGACCAATCAGGCGCATCTGCTGCAAAAAAAATTG cctccAACATTGACCGCTCGATGAAGGACCTGCAGAGGTGTACGGCGTCTCTGACACGCTACCGTGTGCTGGTGAAGGATGAGATGGACTCCTCCATCAAGTGCATGAAGCAGACCTTTGCGGAGCTCCAGAGCTG TCTAATGGACAGAGAGGTGGCACTGTTGGCTGAGATGGATAAAGTGAAAGCTGAAGCCA TGGCTATTCTGGATGGCAGGCAGAAGCGAGCAGAAGAACTCCGGCGTTTGACTGATCAGTCATCCTCCATGTCTGAAGACCAGCTGAGCGAACTCCGCGCAGATATCAAG CACTTTGTTAGCGAGCGCAAGTATGACGAGGATCTGGGAAAAGCTGTGAAGTTCACCTACAGCCTAGAGCCCCTCAAGGCCAACATGACGTCTTTTGGAGCAG TGTACCACCCTCAGACTGGGTATTCCAGCCGCTCTCGCtgtagctcctcctcctcttccctcattGGCCCAGCAGCGGGGGCTCCCTCAGCAGCACCAACTTCTGCTTCTGCCCCCCCGGCTCAGGCTCCGCCTTCTGGAGGTCGCCCCAACcagccacacagacag GGTTACCAGGGTAATCGGCGCGGAGGTCAACGCTTTAATGGCTCCTACCACGACCGAAACCCTGGCCGGGGTGGCTATCGTTACCCAGGAGAACGGTATCAGGGTGACCGCTACCATGGCGACGGCTCTAACTCTACTACCCACACCTGGGGCCCGACCTACTCTTCCTCTTACAGTCGACATGATCGTCCTGCTCATAATGGGCTTCCTCAGAGGCCTCCCCGAACCCCCTGCCCCTGA